In a genomic window of Buteo buteo chromosome 29, bButBut1.hap1.1, whole genome shotgun sequence:
- the RNASEH2C gene encoding ribonuclease H2 subunit C: MAAGVRLRAVPGEARPRLPVQLLPCRVGRDGPAPVAAFLRTQPGPGGELWASFRGRRMGGRELPLPHGYRGVLLQEGEAPPGEDKDPQDRWVTVTGTFDVITDWEADVIPSPAGGLALALQWGPLAHAIHAPVPETDSSEEAEP; this comes from the exons ATGGCGGCGGGGGTTCGGCTGCGGGCCGTTCCCGGCGAGGCCCGGCCCCGGCTGCCggtccagctcctgccctgccggGTGGGGCGGGACGGACCCGCTCCCGTGGCCGCTTTCCTGCGGacccagcccggccccggcggcg AGCTGTGGGCCTCGTTCCGGGGGCGGCGCATGGGGGGCCGGGAGCTGCCGCTGCCCCATGGCTACCGgggggtgctgctgcaggagggggaGGCCCCCCCTGGCGAGGACAAAGACCCCCAG GACCGGTGGGTGACGGTGACGGGGACTTTTGACGTCATCACGGATTGGGAGGCTGACGTCATCCCCTCTCCCGCCGGGGGGTTGGCCCTGGCGCTGCAGTGGGGACCCCTCGCCCACGCG ATCCATGCCCCCGTCCCCGAGACTGACAGCAGCGAGGAGGCGGAGCCCTGA
- the AP5B1 gene encoding AP-5 complex subunit beta-1, translated as MAGPWARLAAALGPPGDRDPPALRALRRPRPATRHQTELLLLLLESPRELCGGVESGGGSPEWGGSVGEAGGALLTLLTLPPAPPPAPPRSLLLLATLTFLLATGDVGGAAVFGALLVEGGVTGGAPAAAAECLRELRRVRPPAAPPGRLGPLRRRRRDSPGIQALALLLAEEEEEEEDPADPADPRAEAGTEPAPPSAFLLTPAAHAQLLLLLRHQNGGGALGGAPSYATGDPAPLHAALLRGGDDWGGVPPPRLAILAQHPAFPLPLRLFYLLCLLEGGALKKKGGLPLPPPLPPHFAAALFPGGGDPPEIFLPRFEAAAAFCSQNGGGGRNGGGGQGWLQGLVVKLGGGPPVLFCRAVFTYRRWFGGDGGDKLGGAAEKLLRGGHPAAPPHLLELAKVLGGTFGGVLRRKVFGTPPPPPGTPQLWGLLKVLATPPAPPRGDPQIRRYLRRVLAAERGGWKGGQGVLSAAAPLLPFWGSPLSPPPPLGPSPFSGRGGGHAAPPAPRTDPDVGDRARLHAALAAALGPPKLAAVLGPPPRRLPPPPPPPPPHGGGGDGGRGGGGGAPTLLPALAPPCSLRCLPEPPPPFSAPPGAPQDPEGWGEAMATRGGPVAVRLRLRVELPGGGHGGGDPPRSSPAPPSLAGAPPGRAAPPLSSPGPPSFLGAPPRLLALQLRVGGCAPRAPPQAEGSLAGLGGAGAELTLTLHPHLPLPPALGVAAIFTPGGGSRGGGGWGGTLLSPLPPSPSLWGSSSGPSPCPPLGTPPAAAGLSGPCGGPWGGTPKAAWFCRGRGGALPPPSPPFCWTRRGRGRGGGWRPPPSPPGGWCW; from the exons atggcGGGGCCCTGGGCCCGGCTGGCGGCGGCTTTGGGCCCCCCCGGGGACCGCGACCCCCCCGCCCTGCGCGCGCTCCGCCGGCCACGCCCCGCGACGCGTCATCAG acggagctgctgctgctgctgctggaatcCCCGCGGGAGCTGTGCGGGGGGGTGGAAtccgggggggggtccccagaaTGGGGGGGGTCCGtaggggaggcggggggggcccTGCTGACCCTGCTGACCCTCCCGCCggcccccccgccggcccccccccgctccctcctcctcttggcCACCCTCACCTTCCTTTTGGCCacgggggacgtggggggggcGGCGGTTTTTGGGGCGCTTTTGGTGGAGGGGGGGGTCACGGGGggggccccggcggcggcggccgaatGCCTGCGGGAGTTACGGAGGGTCCGGCCGCctgcggccccccccggccgcctGGGTCCCCTCCGGAGACGTCGTCGGGATTCCCCCGGGATCCAGGCCttggccctgctgctggctgaggaagaggaggaggaggaag ATCCCGCGGATCCCGCAGATCCCCGCGCCGAGGCCGGGACGGAGCCGG cccccccctccgccttcCTCCTCACCCCGGCCGCTCAcgcccagctcctcctcctcctccgccaccaaaacggggggggggccctggggggggcCCCCTCTTACGCCACGGGAgaccccgctcccctccacgccGCCCTCCTGAGGGGGGGGGAtgattgggggggggtcccccccccccgtttagCCATTTTGGCCCAACACCCcgctttccccctccccttgcGCCTCTTCTACCTCCTCTGTTTATTAGAGGGGGGGGccctaaaaaaaaagggggggctccccctgcccccgcccctgcccccccacttCGCCGCCGCTCTTTTCCCGGGGGGAGGGGACCCCCCCGAAATATTTTTACCCCGTTTCGAAGCGGCGGCGGCTTTTTGTTctcaaaatgggggggggggccgaaacgggggggggggccaaggCTGGTTGCAGGGGTTGGTGGTCAAAttgggggggggcccccccgtTTTGTTTTGCCGGGCGGTTTTCACCTATCGCCGATGGTTCGGGGGCGACGGGGGGGACAAATTGGGGGGGGCGGCGGAGAAATTATTGAGGGGGGGTcaccccgccgctcccccccaTTTATTAGAACTGGCCAAAGTTTTGGGGGGGACTTTCGGGGGGGTCCTGCGCCGGAAAGTCTTcgggaccccccctcccccccccggcaccccgcAACTTTGGGGCCTTTTAAAAGTTTTggccaccccccccgcccccccccggggggacCCCCAAATCCGGCGCTACCTGCGGCGGGTGCTGGCGGCGGAAAGGGGGGGctggaagggggggcagggggtgctgagcgccgccgcccccctcctccctttttggggctcccccctttccccccccccccctttaggCCCCTCTCCTttttcggggcggggggggggacacgccgccccccccgcgccACGGACGGACCCCGACGTGGGCGACCGCGCTCGCCTTCACGCCGCCCTCGCCGCCGCTTTGGGCCCCCCCAAATTAGCCGCCGTTTTGGGGCCCCCCCCGCggcgccttcctcctcctcctcctcctcctcctcctcacggGGGGGGCGGCgatggaggaagaggaggaggcgggggggccCCCACCCTCCTgcccgctctcgcccccccttGCTCCCTGCGGTGCCtgcctgagccccccccccctttttctgccccccccggagccccccAAGACCccgagggctggggggaggcgATGGCGACCCGGGGGGGGCCGGTGGCCGTCAGGCTGCGCTTGAGGGTCgagctgccgggggggggccaCGGCGGAGGAGACCCCCCCCGTTCCTCTCCGGCCCCCCCTTCTCTTGCAGGAGCCCCCCCCGGTCGGGCtgccccccctctttcttctccgggccccccctcttttctgggggcccccccccggctcctggCCCTCCAGCTGCGGGTGGGGGGCTGcgccccccgagcccccccccaggccgAGGGGTCCctggcggggctggggggggcgggggccgAGCTGACCCTCACCCTgcacccccacctccccctgccccccgcccTCGGCGTCGCCGCCATCTTCACGCCGGGGGGGGGatcccggggtgggggggggtgggggggcaccctcctctcccccctgcccccctccccctccctttgGGGCTCCAGCTCCGGCCCCTCGCCCTGCCCCCCGcttgggaccccccccgccgccgccgggcttTCGGGGCCATgtggggggccctgggggggcACCCCGAAAGCCGCCTGGTtttgcagggggagggggggtgccCTCCCCCCGCCCTCGCCCCCTTTTTGCTGGACgaggcgggggagggggcgggggggtgggtggcggccgccgccctccccccccGGGGGCTGGTGTTggtga
- the OVOL1 gene encoding putative transcription factor Ovo-like 1, translating into MPRAFLVKKPCVATAKRNWSELPDEQRAEIYVPICLGGCPLRRDPEPAVGEAPASPVSPLDMTLPPPAPRAPHGPFLHPKGKVPSGPMGAPIPPGIPIPGGVPVGVPVPGGVPGGTELFSCPVCQKSFGFQRMLNRHLKCHSEVKRHLCPYCGKGFNDTFDLKRHVRTHTGVRPYKCSLCEKAFTQRCSLESHLKKIHGVAQRYAYKERRAKLYVCEECGGTADSQDAHLAHLRQRHPHSPLLAKLARKAAAAAPPPPRLPNPAPRLAPPP; encoded by the exons ATGCCCCGCGCGTTCCTGGTGAAGAAGCCGTGCGTGGCCACGGCCAAACGCAACTGGAGCGAGCTCCCGGATGAGCAGCGGGCCGAGATCTACGTCCCCA tttgCCTGGGGGGCTGCCCCCTGCGCAGGGACCCCGAGCCGGCAGTGGGGGAGGCTCCCgcgtcccccgtgtcccccctcGACATGACgctgccccccccggccccccgcgccccccacGGCCCCTTCCTGCACCCCAAGGGCaag GTACCATCCGGCCCCATGGGTGCCCCCATCCCCCCGGGCATCCCcatccccgggggggtcccggtgggggtccccgtccccgggggggtccccggggggaCAGAACTCTTCTCCTGCCCCGTGTGCCAGAAGAGTTTCGGGTTCCAGCGGATGCTGAACCGGCACCTGAAATGTCACAGCGAGGTGAAACGTCACCTGTGTCCCTATTGCGGGAAGGGCTTCAACGACACCTTCGACCTCAAGCGGCACGTCCGCACCCACAccg gcgTGCGCCCCTACAAGTGCAGCCTGTGCGAGAAGGCCTTCACGCAGCGCTGCTCCCTGGAGTCCCACCTGAAGAAGATCCACGGCGTGGCCCAGCGCTACGCCTACAAGGAGCGACGGGCCAAGCTCTACGTCTGCGAGGAGTGCGGGGGGACGGCCGACAGCCAGGACGCCCACCTCGCCCACCTCCGCCAGCGtcacccccacagccccctcctCGCCAAACTGGCTCGcaaggccgccgccgccgccccgccccctccccgcctgccTAACCCCGCCCCCCGGCTGGCCCCGCCCCCTTAG
- the PC gene encoding pyruvate carboxylase, mitochondrial → MLQLCVPRGGRALLGVRLLRGPPGTTRPVSYQPIRKVLVANRGEIAIRVFRACTELGIRTVAVYSEQDTGQMHRQKADEAYLVGRGLPPVQAYLHIPDIIRVAQENGVDAIHPGYGFLSERADFAQACLDAGVRFVGPPPAVVRKMGDKVEARGIAIAAGVPVVPGTPAPVSALSEAQDFAHRVGFPIIFKAAYGGGGRGMRVVRSPQELEESFSRASSEALAAFGNGALFVEKFIERPRHIEVQILGDQHGNVVHLYERDCSIQRRHQKVVEIAPAARLHPELRARLASDAVRLAQQVGYENAGTVEFLVDQSGGYYFIEVNSRLQVEHTVTEEITDVDLVHAQLQVAAGRSLPELGLRQESIRVNGCAIQCRVTTEDPARGFQPDTGRIEVFRSGEGMGIRLDGASAFQGALISPHYDSLLVKVVAHGPDQPAAAAKMSRALAEFRIRGVKTNIPFLQNVLAHPQFLGGAADTQFIDENPELFHLRPGQNRAQKLLHYLGHVMVNGPSTPLPVKAKAALVEPTPPPVPMGPPPAGLRAVLEREGPGGFARAVRSHRGLLLTDTTFRDAHQSLLATRVRTRDLARVAPFVAHALSPLCSMETWGGATFDVAMRFLHECPWERLRELRRLVPNIPFQMLLRGANAVGYTNYPDNVVYRFCEVAVANGMDIFRVFDALNYLPNLVLGVEAAGRAGAVVEAALSYTGDVADPSRTKYGLDYYLGLARELVAAGTHILCIKDMAGLLTPAAARLLVGALREQFPEVPLHVHTHDTAGAAVASMLAAANAGADVVDVAVDAMAGMTSQPSMGALVACARGTPLDTGIALERVFEYSEYWEGARGLYAAFDCTATMKSGNADVYENEIPGGQYTNLHFQAHAMGLGHKFKEVKKAYAEANKLLGDLIKVTPSSKVVGDLAQFMVQNGLSREEVEARADELSFPLSVVEFLQGYIGTPPGGFPEPFRSRVLKDLPRIEGRPGASLPPLDFEALGRELGARHGAPPGPEDLLSAALYPKVYDEFRTFASTFGPVSCLGTRLFLEGPTIAEEFEVELERGKTLHIKALALGDLNAAGQREVFFELNGQLRSILVRDTQAMKEMHVHPKADRGAKGQVGAPMPGEVVEVRVDVGASVAKGDPLCVLSAMKMETVVTAPLAGTVTRLHVRPGMSLEGDDLIVEIE, encoded by the exons gcgAGATCGCCATCCGGGTGTTCCGGGCATGCACGGAGCTGGGGATCCGGACGGTGGCCGTCTACTCGGAGCAGGACACGGGGCAGATGCACCGGCAGAAAGCGGACGAGGCTTATCTGGTGGGGCGGGGGCTGCCCCCCGTCCAGGCGTACCTCCACATCCCCGACATCATCCGCGTCGCCCAG GAGAACGGGGTGGACGCCATCCACCCGGGATACGGGTTCCTATCGGAGCGAGCCGACTTCGCCCAGGCCTGCCTGGATGCGGGGGTCCGGTTtgtgggaccccccccggccGTCGTCCGCAAAATGGGGGATAAAGTGGAGGCTCGCGGCATCGCCATCGCTGCCG gagtaCCGGTGGTGCCGGGGACGCCGGCGCCGGTATCGGCACTGTCGGAGGCGCAGGATTTCGCCCACCGGGTCGGTTTCCCCATCATCTTCAAGGCGGCttacggcggcggcggccgcggaaTGCGGGTGGTCCGCTCCCCCCAG gagctggaggagagctTCTCCCGCGCCTCCTCCGAGGCTTTGGCCGCCTTCGGCAACGGGGCCCTTTTCGTGGAGAAATTCATCGAGCGCCCACGGCACATCGAGGTCCAGATTCTGG GGGACCAGCACGGGAACGTGGTCCACCTCTACGAGCGGGACTGCTCCATCCAACGCCGGCACCAGAAGGTGGTAGAAATCGCCCCGGCCGCCCGCCTGCACCCCGAGCTCCGTGCCCGCCTGGCCAGCGACGCCGTCCGCCTCGCCCAGCAG GTGGGCTACGAGAACGCGGGGACGGTGGAGTTCCTGGTGGACCAGAGCGGGGGTTACTACTTCATCGAGGTCAACTCCCGGCTGCAGGTGGAGCACACGGTCACCGAAGAGATCACCGA CGTGGACCTGGTCCACGCGCAGCTGCAGGTGGCGGCGGGTCGGTCGTTGCCGGAGCTGGGGCTGCGCCAGGAGAGCATCCGCGTGAACGGCTGCGCCATCCAGTGCCGCGTCACCACCGAGGACCCTGCCCGCGGCTTCCAGCCCGACACCGGACGCATCGAG GTGTTCCGCAGCGGCGAGGGGATGGGGATCCGCCTGGACGGGGCCTCGGCTTTCCAGGGGGCCCTGATCTCCCCCCACTACGACTCGCTGCTGGTGAAAGTGGTGGCCCACGGCCCCGACcagccggccgccgccgccaagATGAGCCGGGCCCTGGCCGAGTTCCGAATCCGCGGGGTCAAG ACGAACATCCCGTTCCTGCAGAACGTCCTGGCCCACCCCCAGTTTTTGGGGGGTGCGGCCGACACCCAGTTCATCGACGAGAACCCCGAACTCTTCCACCTCCGCCCCGGCCAGAATCGGGCCCAGAAGTTGCTTCACTATCTGG gtcACGTGATGGTGAACGGCCCCAGCACCCCGCTCCCCGTCAAGGCGAAGGCGGCGCTGGTggagcccaccccccccccggtgcccatGG GACCCCccccggcggggctgcgggcggTGCTGGAgcgggaggggccggggggctTCGCCCGGGCGGTGAGGTCACACCGGGGGCTCCTCCTGACGGACACGACCTTCCGCGACGCCCACCAATCCCTGCTCGCCACCCGCGTCCGCACCCGCGACCTCGCCCGCGTCGCCCCCTTCGTCGCCCACGCCCTCAGCCCCCTCTGCAGCATGGAGACCTGGGGAG GTGCCACCTTCGACGTGGCCATGCGGTTCCTGCACGAGTGTCCCTGGGAGCGGCTGCGGGAGCTGCGGCGCCTGGTCCCCAACATCCCCTTCCAGATGCTGCTGCGCGGCGCCAACGCCGTCGGCTACACCAACTACCCCGACAACGTCGTCTACCG CTTCTGCGAGGTGGCGGTGGCCAACGGGATGGACATCTTCCGAGTCTTCGACGCCCTCAACTACCTCCCCAACCTGGTACTGGGGGTGGAGGCGGCCGGGCGGGCAGGGGCGGTGGTGGAGGCCGCCCTCTCCTACACCGGGGACGTGGCCGACCCCTCTCGCACCAAATACGGCCTCGACTACTACCTGGGCTTGGCCCGTGAGCTGGTGGCCGCCGGCACCCACATCCTCTGCAttaag GACATGGCGGGGCTGCTGACGCCGGCGGCCGCCCGGTTGCTGGTGGGGGCCCTGCGGGAGCAGTTCCCCGAGGTGCCGCTGCACGTCCACACCCACGACACCGCCGGGGCCGCCGTCGCCTCCATGCTGGCGGCCGCCAACGCCGGCGCCGATGTGGTGGACGTGGCCGTGGACGCCATGGCCGGCATGACCTCCCAACCCAGCATGGGCGCCTTGGTGGCCTGCGCCCGCGGCACCCCCCTCGACACAG gcATCGCGCTGGAGCGGGTGTTCGAGTACAGCGAGTACTGGGAGGGGGCGCGGGGGCTCTACGCCGCCTTCGACTGCACGGCCACCATGAAGTCGGGCAACGCGGACGTCTACGAGAACGAGATCCCGGGGGGACAATACACCAACCTCCACTTCCAGGCCCACGCCATGGGGCTGGGCCACAAGTTCAAGGAGGTCAAGAAAGCCTACGCCGAGGCCAACAAGCTCCTCGGGGACCTCATTAAG GTGACGCCGTCGTCGAAGGTGGTGGGGGACCTGGCGCAGTTCATGGTGCAGAACGGGCTGTCGCGGGAGGAGGTGGAGGCGCGGGCGGACGagctctccttccccctctccgTCGTGGAGTTCCTCCAGGGTTACAtcgggacccccccggggggcTTCCCCGAGCCCTTCCGCTCCCGG GTCCTGAAAGACCTGCCCCGCATCGAGGGGCGACCGGGGGCGTCGCTCCCGCCGCTGGATTTCGAGGCGCTGGGGCGGGAGCTGGGGGCGCGGCACGgggccccgcccggccccgagGACCTGCTCTCGGCCGCGCTCTACCCCAAAGTCTACGACGAGTTTCGCACCTTCGCCTCCACCTTCGGCCCCGTCTCCTGCCTCGGCACCCGCCTCTTCCTCGAGGGTCCCACCATCGCCGAGGAGtttgag GTGgagctggagcgggggaagacGCTGCACATCAAGGCGCTGGCGTTGGGGGACCTGAACGCCGCGGGGCAGCGGGAGGTTTTCTTCGAGCTCAACGGGCAACTGCGCTCCATCCTCGTGCGAGACACCCAGGCCATGAag gagatGCACGTGCACCCGAAGGCGGATCGGGGGGCCAAGGGGCAGGTGGGGGCCCCCATGCCGGGGGAGGTGGTGGAGGTGCGGGTGGATGTGGGGGCGTCGGTGGCCAAGGGGGACCCCCTCTGCGTCCTCAGCGCCATGAAGATGGAGACGGTGGTGACGGCCCCCCTGGCCGGGACGGTCACCCGCCTCCACGTCCGCCCCGGGATGAGCCTGGAGGGCGACGACCTCATCGTGGAAATCGAATag